Genomic DNA from Corticium candelabrum chromosome 5, ooCorCand1.1, whole genome shotgun sequence:
TTCCATTCCACTGTAGTTGTAGCAATTCCCCGTTGCTAAGGGTGTTAGCCAGAGGTACACATGATGATGCAATGGCTTCATCAGCTAATGAACGGCGGCTGGATGACAATTCGAATTCCGTGACCTGCCTGTTACACGTATTGGACAGACTTGTAACGGACAAACTTGAAGAATCAAACGAGACAGCAGCCGTCGCTGTGTCAAGATTATCTGCCAAGCTGTTGGCCTGTAGATTTGATTGTGCACTTCTGCTAGAGCAGGCCTTGCTGTGTCTTGCAAGAGCGTTGAAGCCCGTGAAAGCGCACCTAGAAACGTACAGCTTATCACAAAAAGGGCATGGTTCCAATGAATGACGTAATCGAAAGTCCTCCGGTATTGTACTGGCTTCATGATTCTTTCGAATGTGCTCAAAAACCCGTTGGCGTTCGCCATGACGATATCTCTTGACAGGACAATCAACGATCGGACAACAAATTGAGTTTGAAGACTGCATTAGCAGCACGACTACGAGGAGAAAACCAGAGAAAATCAAACCAGTAAATCTGTaaccctctctctctctctctcccactctctctctctctctctctgtctctgtctctctctgtctctctctctctctgtctctctctctctctctgtctctctctctctctctgtctctctctctctgtctctctctctctgtctctctctctgtctctctctctctgtctctgtctctctctctctgtctctctctctctgtctctctctctgtctctctctgtctctctctctgtctctctctctctgtctctctctctctgtctctctctctctctctctctctgtctctctctctctctctctctctctctgtctctctctgtctctctctctgcctctctctctctctctctctctctctctgtctctctctctctctctctctgtctctctctgtctctctctctctctctctctctctctctctctgtagctgctgatttcgtTTCCCTAGTTAGCGACTCTTGCATCTTCTAGGCAATCTTATCCCAGGAAAATAGTCAACATCATCAAAACAGTGTTGTCAAGAAgtgctactgtcacgtgacagttaaacctaaaccactttgctaaacctactttgaagtaggtttaagaaagcggtttaggtttaaaatgtaactggtttagtgcaggtggaaacaggtcaattcttaaactaGCAGCTttaaccacttgttaaaccggtttaggcactatAGTGGAAACGTGCCTTATGATTTTAGCTTTCAGTATGGTTTATGTAATCTTGCTGATATGATTATGTATAGGTCAGCAAGTTGTAGAAGAAATCCTTGATGCACAGCGGCCTGGCTGTCCGCCAGAATATTTTAACATTGACATACCAACTGGTAATGAGCTGTATGATTCCACTGGTGAAGGAAACAAAGTCTTGCCTTTCCTGCGTACACGCTACAACATGTACACTGGTTACAACCCAAATGTGCCTCGAGCGCAGGTGCTGTAAATAATTGTCATGAATCTTGCTGTGTATTGTCGTCACATTAAAAATTGGAAAAATTTGGTATGTCTAGCTGAATGAAATCACACCTTGGATTGATGGTGGTCTTATGTATGGAGTAGCCAAGGCTTGGGCAGATGCTTTACGATCGTTCAAGAATGGCAGTCTGGCTTGTGATAAAAAAGATGGAGTTGAAGATTGTCGATTTCCTATTCGTAATGATCTTGGTCTACCCATGGCTAATCCCCCACCACCTAGAGATCATGTATTGAAAAGTTCACGAAGATTTTTTAGTAAGCAGGGATTTGATTAATTACATGTAGTAGTTATATTAAATGTAAGAAGAACACATTGTGTGCCAGGACTGGGAAATCCACGAGGGAATGAGAATCCGTTTCTTTTGACTATGGGCATACTATGGTTTCGTGTTCATAATCATTATGCTCACTGGATTCAGTCTCAACATCCTAACTGGGACGATGAACTTGTATTCAATCGGGCAAGGCAGTGGACAATTGCTTTACATCAGGTCTCACCATCCTGCACTTGCTAATTCCAGAAGTCTGCCTTATATACTATCCTTACCTTGATATGTAGAAAATTGTTCTTGAAGACTGGCTGCCAATATTCTTAGGTGTCCAACCTTCCTCTTATAAGGGATACAAGCCATCAATCCACCCTGGAGTAACGCACGTGTTTCAGTCAGCTGCTATGAGATTTGGTCACACCATAGTGCCACCAGGAGTGATCCGACGGTGTTGTAACTTGTATTTATTAGTAGGAACTTTACGTTAATTGATTGGATCTTAGGCACAAAAACTGCAGTATCATGTACACAACTGAAGCCACTGGAGCAGCTGGATATGTTGCTGTTCGTACATGCAATTCATACTGGAATCCACAAGACGCAGTCGAGGAAACCGATGTTGATCCACTGCTAATGGGAATGGCTACCCAAATAACCGAAAGAGAAGATAACATAATTACAGAAGATTTGAGAGGAGGGGTATTGATAGAAGCATTGGATGGATAATGTTGGATTTAATAGATTTTCTTCATTAGGTATTTGGCCCACTTGAGTTCTCACGACGTGATTTAATGGCACTTAACATTCAACGAGGACGGGATCATGGACTGCCTGATTATAACAGAGCTCGAGAAGAGTATGGATTGGATCGCATGACTAGTTTCCAAGACATCAATCCAGAGGCTTTTGATACGAGTAATCCACACTACCCTGAGTTGGAACATATGAGACTTGTACGACAATTTATGTTATTGTGTATCGGTATACGATGTTTCATGTTAATGTTTTTTGGCTAGGCTATTTCAAATCTCAGCTGGTTGTACAATGGAAGTTTTGACAATTTAGATATTTGGCCAGCGGGTCTCCTGGAGACAACAATGTCAGGGCCAGGTCCTTTGTTTAGAGCCATTATacttgatcagtttgaaaggATTCGAGATGCCGATCGGTTTTGGTATGAAAACAAAGCCAACGGGTCAGAAAATCAGTTGATTTACCAGAAAATCCACTTTAATCCTCTTTCTTTCTACTCTAGACTATTTACAGATGAAGAAGTTGATTTAATCAGAGGAACAACTTTGTATGACCTTATCATCAATGTGACTGACATCGGACCAGATGATATTCAGTCTAATGTATTTCTAAACTTGGCGTCTGACTCTACGAGTCCATGCCATTTTTCTTTTCAGCTAAGCGAGGACATGTTGGATGATTGCACTGAAATGAAGACATTTGACTACTTTACTGGTAGTGAGACACCATATATCGTGACATTTTCTTCTCTAGGATTGTGGATTGTGCTTTTGCTTGCCGTTCTTGCTGTCGTCGTTAGCAGAAGAAGGAGAGCTATGAGAAACACAATTGTACAACAACCTCTTCGTTCTGAGAAACCAGAACAACTGAGTGGAAATTGGAAAACAATAGCACATTGTTGGGAACTAATGACTGACGAAGGCACCAGGCAGATAACTCTTTGTGTTATAACTGAGGAGGGATGTGAACTGATTGTAACCAATGGTGATGGAGCAACACTGAGAAGAATTGACTTATTTACACATGGACACATCATTATATGGCAACCGTGTAACGACTCTACTCTTTTATTAGCTCGTGTGAAAAACGGACATGACTTGATCTTGCGCTTTTATTCATCCCCTGGTCGTGATCAATTTATTTGTGAGCTGTTAGAGACCTTGACACCAAGAGATATTATTGTTGAAGTGATAAATCAGCACGACAATCACTACATCTTGTCCAATGCTATAACGAGACAGAAGAGACAGCAGCTAGTTGAAGAGTTTATGCGTGAAgtgtttgcatgtgcacaaaACTCTCAGGCTTGGCAAGTTGAAGGCAAAGGCAGAAAAAAGGTCACAGAACTGGTTCTTGACTTTGAGTTATCAAAAGAGGATTTTTCAGGCACTATGGGAATGACAACAAACTCATTGTTTGTGGAACAAATGTTTAGTCTAGCTGACGCAGATAACAATGGATTTGTTACTTTTCGCGAGCTGCTGGACCTCTTGGTGATGTTCAACAAAGGCAGTGTAGATGATAAGATGATGCTTTTGTTTAATCTCTATGACATAGACAATTCAGGGAGTCTAGAGAGAGAAGAGTTTTTCAGAGTTACCAGATCCTTGTTGGAAATTGTGAACACTAGCGTAAGACCTGACGAATTGGATGAAATGGCAGAAAGTATATTTCAGTCAAGCAACTTTGACTCCAAAGATTACTTGACATTTGATGACTTCAAAGTTCTTATGCAAAACCAAGGAGCTTATAGTGCAGTCACTCCTACTCCCAGCCATGATGGATCTTCTTTGTCTAACTCAAGGCTATCCCCAATGATTGTAACTGGTAAGTGTATGATTTCTCTTTTACTACTGGTGACCAAGCATTATGCAATTAACACTAGGTGATCACTTGCAGTTGCCAGGACTTTCACTCAGCAAGTGCAAATCTCCTGTGCATACAAGAAGTCTTCATGATAGAAAAGTTGCACTGGAGTCTGCATATGAAGTGCATAGACTTCGGTCACCTCGAAATTCAGCCATTGATTTAGATTCGGATGAAGGGGAGAAAGCTGGAACTGCTGCCACTGGATGGGAGCGATACGTTCGCTTTATAGACAACTACAAACTGCAGATTTTCTGGGTGGCATTGTTTCATCTTGTTGTGCTTTTGATATTTGCAGAGAGAGCTTACTGTAAGTTAGTCATGTTAAACTTTTAGTGCAGATATTGTTCTAACAAGTCTATTGTCTCTTTAGATTTTTCTGTTGAACGAGAACATGCTGGACTTCGTCGAATAGCCGGTTATGGAGTGAGTATTACTCGTGGTGCTGCATCAACCATGGCGTTCACCTACTCTGTCATTCTTCTACCGATGTGCCGGAACATGATTACTTACTTGCGTGAAACTCCTCTTAACCGCTTTGTTCCGTTCGATTCTCTGCATGGATTTCACCAGCACATTGCCATTGCTGCTTTGTTGTATACTCTGTTGCATATCATCGGTCATGCACTCAACTTCTATCATATTTCCACTCAGACAGCGGATGATCTCACATGTCTGTTTAGAGATTATTACCATTTTTCAGATGAACTGCCAAAGTTTCAGTACTGGACTTTTAACACCATtacaggtacatgtacattgttATACTGTTACTGTTAACAGTCTCAGTGCATGCCGTCGTATATGTACATGTTTCTGGTTGATTGATGTATGTCTCAGGTGTCACTGCAATTCTTCTTGTCATTGTGGGAGCTGTTATCTACATCTTTGCTATTCCAGTAGCTCGCCGCTACATTTACAATGTCTTTTGGACAAGCCATCGTCTCTACATACTATTTTACGTTCTTCTTATTCTCCACGGTGCTGGCCGCTTGGTTCAAGCTCCTCTCTTCCACTTCTTCTTTTTGGGACCGGCATGTTTGTACGTTGCTGACAAACTGATCAGTTCTTCTCGCAGTTACATCGAAATATCTGTCATCAAGGCCGAGCTGTTACCATCAGACGTCCTAAGCATTGTCTTCAAGAGACCGTCCAACTTTGACTACAAATCAGGCCAATGGGTTCGAATAGCTTGTTTGGGGTTGTCAAAAAACGAGTACCATCCTTTCACCCTTACATCTGCTCCTCATGAAGAGCACCTAAGTGTACACGTTCGTGCTGTTGGTCCTTGGACAAATAACTTGAAAAATGTGTACTCCAATGTTCCATATCCACGCCTTTTTATAGATGGACCATTTGGTGAAGGCCACCAAGACTGGCATCGTTATGAAGTGTCAATACTGGTTGGTGGGGGAATTGGCATCACACCATTTGCATCAATCCTGAAGAGTGTTGTCAACTTGAATAGGAATGATTTCGGGAAGCTTTCCTTGAAGAAGGTATGGCAGTCGTTTGTTCAAATATAGTCATGTCTGCATGGTATCAATCTTGTCTCTCTTTAGATGTATTTCTTATGGGTTACACGCACACAGAAACAGTTTGAATGGTTTACAGAGATAATCCGTGAGGTTGAAGAAGCAGATTCAAGAAACATGGTGGAAATTCACATATTCATTACTCAAGCGTATCACAAGTTTGATCTACGGACCACAATGCTGGTAAGTTAGTGAACAGACCGTTGTTTGGAATTATATCTAATTAGGGTGGTGAATTACCGATTTGTGTCTAGTATATATGTGAACGCCACTTTGAGCGTATCTCTGGTCGCTCTCTTTTCActggtcttcaatcaattaCTCACTTTGGACGACCCCCGTTTGACATTTTCTTGGCCAAAGTAAAGGGCCGTCACAGTGATGTCCAGCGTATTGGAGTGTTTTCTTGTGGTCCTCCTCCAATGACCAAGTCTGTAGAGGCTGCTTGCTCCAAGGAGAATGAATACGAATGTCCTATCCTATTGCATCACTATGAGAATTTCTAGCAAGCTTGCAGTTGTGACCGCTTGGCATGTACCATGTTGTGTTTTTCTTGTGTAACTGTAATAGGCAGTATAGTCAACAGCTGAGGTAGCATAGCACTCGTGATCATATAGTAGTACAATAGCAGTTAGCAGTGTATCTTGTCAGTGTCAagaaataacaataacaagtGTATACGAACTTGcatcaaaatatttcaattgTGTAATTCGGccaacattgacaaacaataataatgtGTATTATGTGACTACTTGTAAGCACAAAcatatgtacagtgtactgctTATATGGATGAGCACCTTTTAACAAAGCATGTTTCAAAGTAATTGTGCAAATATATTGTCATAACGCATTGCTTATATACAAGACTGCTTGATCTACTTATACTAACGTTGCTTGCAAGAATGAAGAGAAAGCATCAGTCTTTTATATAGTATTTATGTGCCCTCTGATTTTTGCTAGAAATGATCTTAGTAGGCATGCACTTCCACTATGTCGAGTGGATGCTGTTGTATACTAGTTTTGAGAACTTATAACTAGAAATGTTGTATAGTCCCATGatcttgtgtgtgtattaattaatcctAGTATAGGTGCACTCACCTTTTTAGGAATACACTTGATCCTACAATCAGAGCACACTCCTGCCATACCATTACTCAGCAGCGCTAGGTGGACCAAGTTCATCGCGTGACTTCTTGGCTATcctttccagaaagttttTCCCCTCTCACCTCAtcgtccaaaatgttctataactaaGGGAATGAAcctgactgttgatccacctggtagattttcctttgcatattttgccttcttcctctcttctcttccttctgcagcagcaccatctgactcagatgatcttggaaaaatatcagagctccaagggtgtgccaGAGATATATCCAGGTCAACGTTGCAACCCTTGTCGGGATCAAATGCcacaatgtctgtctgtctgtctgtctgtctgtctgtctgtctgtctgtctgtctcccctTGGATGTGCTAGCTTTAGGTATAGTATTTTTGTGGGGTATTTAGCCAAACAAGTAGTGATAGGTAGTGTTTCAACTCCTGTTGTTCCAACAATAGTAAAATTAATCCCTacaatttttagtttgttgGGGGCTCTTATGACCCTTATAGGCTGGTGTGGTGTCTTGAGTTGCGTCATGGCTTCGTCTGCTCGTTCTGCTTCTCGTGTTGAGACAGACGGCGATGTATGGTGTGTTAATTGTGAGAAGCAACTATGTCTACCTATCTGATCGTCTCCGTTTCAACTCTCTATTCACCATCTTCTGTATGAACGAGGATTTCTGTCGAGAGGTGATATAGACGCTCTTCGCAGCGACTTTGTCACTCACGACGACAAGGTTCGTCGTCTATACTCATCGACGTCTTGTCGACGAGACCGCCAGAAATGTTTCCTGTCTTCTGTGACATCCTCAAAACAGTCGGACAACCACACGTTGTAGAACAACTGACGACAACAGAGAATACCCAGGGGATACGAAGAGGCCCCCAAGGTAAGCAACCAGTCCCTGTCTAATTAGACTGATTGATATGATTGGCTAGTTGCTGCTACAGATGTTGGAGAGATGGAAATGCTGAAAGATCGGGTGGTACAGTTGGACAGAGAGGAGAGAAAGGTGACGGTGCAATTGGGGAAGGAAAGAAAACGAGCGGAGGATGAAATGTGTACAGCAAGAGAAGAAATCAGGAAAACAAAAGAGGAAACAAGCcaagcaaaacaagaaactgGACAAGCAAATATTGAAACAAAAGGAGAACG
This window encodes:
- the LOC134179827 gene encoding dual oxidase-like isoform X1, translating into MSSFSPTIADMTLTRRLGHAYEDGVYHPSGYERPNPLTISQYVMKGKTGKPSYMNRTVLMTFFGQQVVEEILDAQRPGCPPEYFNIDIPTGNELYDSTGEGNKVLPFLRTRYNMYTGYNPNVPRAQLNEITPWIDGGLMYGVAKAWADALRSFKNGSLACDKKDGVEDCRFPIRNDLGLPMANPPPPRDHVLKSSRRFFRLGNPRGNENPFLLTMGILWFRVHNHYAHWIQSQHPNWDDELVFNRARQWTIALHQKIVLEDWLPIFLGVQPSSYKGYKPSIHPGVTHVFQSAAMRFGHTIVPPGVIRRHKNCSIMYTTEATGAAGYVAVRTCNSYWNPQDAVEETDVDPLLMGMATQITEREDNIITEDLRGGVFGPLEFSRRDLMALNIQRGRDHGLPDYNRAREEYGLDRMTSFQDINPEAFDTSNPHYPELEHMRLAISNLSWLYNGSFDNLDIWPAGLLETTMSGPGPLFRAIILDQFERIRDADRFWYENKANGLFTDEEVDLIRGTTLYDLIINVTDIGPDDIQSNVFLNLASDSTSPCHFSFQLSEDMLDDCTEMKTFDYFTGSETPYIVTFSSLGLWIVLLLAVLAVVVSRRRRAMRNTIVQQPLRSEKPEQLSGNWKTIAHCWELMTDEGTRQITLCVITEEGCELIVTNGDGATLRRIDLFTHGHIIIWQPCNDSTLLLARVKNGHDLILRFYSSPGRDQFICELLETLTPRDIIVEVINQHDNHYILSNAITRQKRQQLVEEFMREVFACAQNSQAWQVEGKGRKKVTELVLDFELSKEDFSGTMGMTTNSLFVEQMFSLADADNNGFVTFRELLDLLVMFNKGSVDDKMMLLFNLYDIDNSGSLEREEFFRVTRSLLEIVNTSVRPDELDEMAESIFQSSNFDSKDYLTFDDFKVLMQNQGAYSAVTPTPSHDGSSLSNSRLSPMIVTGDHLQLPGLSLSKCKSPVHTRSLHDRKVALESAYEVHRLRSPRNSAIDLDSDEGEKAGTAATGWERYVRFIDNYKLQIFWVALFHLVVLLIFAERAYYFSVEREHAGLRRIAGYGVSITRGAASTMAFTYSVILLPMCRNMITYLRETPLNRFVPFDSLHGFHQHIAIAALLYTLLHIIGHALNFYHISTQTADDLTCLFRDYYHFSDELPKFQYWTFNTITGVTAILLVIVGAVIYIFAIPVARRYIYNVFWTSHRLYILFYVLLILHGAGRLVQAPLFHFFFLGPACLYVADKLISSSRSYIEISVIKAELLPSDVLSIVFKRPSNFDYKSGQWVRIACLGLSKNEYHPFTLTSAPHEEHLSVHVRAVGPWTNNLKNVYSNVPYPRLFIDGPFGEGHQDWHRYEVSILVGGGIGITPFASILKSVVNLNRNDFGKLSLKKMYFLWVTRTQKQFEWFTEIIREVEEADSRNMVEIHIFITQAYHKFDLRTTMLYICERHFERISGRSLFTGLQSITHFGRPPFDIFLAKVKGRHSDVQRIGVFSCGPPPMTKSVEAACSKENEYECPILLHHYENF
- the LOC134179827 gene encoding dual oxidase-like isoform X2 — its product is MTLTRRLGHAYEDGVYHPSGYERPNPLTISQYVMKGKTGKPSYMNRTVLMTFFGQQVVEEILDAQRPGCPPEYFNIDIPTGNELYDSTGEGNKVLPFLRTRYNMYTGYNPNVPRAQLNEITPWIDGGLMYGVAKAWADALRSFKNGSLACDKKDGVEDCRFPIRNDLGLPMANPPPPRDHVLKSSRRFFRLGNPRGNENPFLLTMGILWFRVHNHYAHWIQSQHPNWDDELVFNRARQWTIALHQKIVLEDWLPIFLGVQPSSYKGYKPSIHPGVTHVFQSAAMRFGHTIVPPGVIRRHKNCSIMYTTEATGAAGYVAVRTCNSYWNPQDAVEETDVDPLLMGMATQITEREDNIITEDLRGGVFGPLEFSRRDLMALNIQRGRDHGLPDYNRAREEYGLDRMTSFQDINPEAFDTSNPHYPELEHMRLAISNLSWLYNGSFDNLDIWPAGLLETTMSGPGPLFRAIILDQFERIRDADRFWYENKANGLFTDEEVDLIRGTTLYDLIINVTDIGPDDIQSNVFLNLASDSTSPCHFSFQLSEDMLDDCTEMKTFDYFTGSETPYIVTFSSLGLWIVLLLAVLAVVVSRRRRAMRNTIVQQPLRSEKPEQLSGNWKTIAHCWELMTDEGTRQITLCVITEEGCELIVTNGDGATLRRIDLFTHGHIIIWQPCNDSTLLLARVKNGHDLILRFYSSPGRDQFICELLETLTPRDIIVEVINQHDNHYILSNAITRQKRQQLVEEFMREVFACAQNSQAWQVEGKGRKKVTELVLDFELSKEDFSGTMGMTTNSLFVEQMFSLADADNNGFVTFRELLDLLVMFNKGSVDDKMMLLFNLYDIDNSGSLEREEFFRVTRSLLEIVNTSVRPDELDEMAESIFQSSNFDSKDYLTFDDFKVLMQNQGAYSAVTPTPSHDGSSLSNSRLSPMIVTGDHLQLPGLSLSKCKSPVHTRSLHDRKVALESAYEVHRLRSPRNSAIDLDSDEGEKAGTAATGWERYVRFIDNYKLQIFWVALFHLVVLLIFAERAYYFSVEREHAGLRRIAGYGVSITRGAASTMAFTYSVILLPMCRNMITYLRETPLNRFVPFDSLHGFHQHIAIAALLYTLLHIIGHALNFYHISTQTADDLTCLFRDYYHFSDELPKFQYWTFNTITGVTAILLVIVGAVIYIFAIPVARRYIYNVFWTSHRLYILFYVLLILHGAGRLVQAPLFHFFFLGPACLYVADKLISSSRSYIEISVIKAELLPSDVLSIVFKRPSNFDYKSGQWVRIACLGLSKNEYHPFTLTSAPHEEHLSVHVRAVGPWTNNLKNVYSNVPYPRLFIDGPFGEGHQDWHRYEVSILVGGGIGITPFASILKSVVNLNRNDFGKLSLKKMYFLWVTRTQKQFEWFTEIIREVEEADSRNMVEIHIFITQAYHKFDLRTTMLYICERHFERISGRSLFTGLQSITHFGRPPFDIFLAKVKGRHSDVQRIGVFSCGPPPMTKSVEAACSKENEYECPILLHHYENF